A genomic window from Nicotiana sylvestris chromosome 11, ASM39365v2, whole genome shotgun sequence includes:
- the LOC104247809 gene encoding auxin-responsive protein SAUR50-like, with protein sequence MANARTNGKKKNKIVNLKIVVEKLQRSLSLVKKLAAEFDARTIPRSCNVPEDVKEGHFAVIAADEDELKKRFVVPLSCLTHPSFLRLLEQAAEEYGFDHEGAVTLPCRPSELETILGNNQSRLDNNNGVNRSSSMVKSC encoded by the coding sequence ATGGCAAATGCTAGAACCAATgggaagaaaaagaacaagatagTGAATCTGAAAATAGTGGTGGAGAAGTTACAAAGGAGTCTTTCATTGGTGAAGAAACTTGCAGCAGAGTTTGATGCACGAACCATTCCGCGTTCATGCAACGTTCCAGAAGACGTTAAAGAAGGGCATTTTGCAGTGATTGCAGCTGATGAAGATGAGTTGAAGAAGAGATTTGTGGTGCCATTGAGTTGTTTAACACACCCTTCATTCTTGAGGCTATTGGAACAAGCTGCTGAGGAGTATGGTTTTGATCATGAAGGTGCAGTGACATTACCATGCAGGCCAAGTGAACTTGAGACAATCTTGGGAAATAATCAATCAAGATTAGATAACAATAATGGTGTTAATAGGAGTTCAAGTATGGTGAAAAGTTGTTAA